In Mycobacterium sp. JS623, one genomic interval encodes:
- a CDS encoding YciI family protein codes for MSRYMMIMRVTPEGAAAFADANIDFNEVIESMGRYNEELIKAGVMLAGEGLTGPDEGFVVDFDADPPVVTDGPYTEAKELFNGFWILDVSSKEEAKQWAQKCPLGPGVRLEVRRVAETEEFPQDNEWVQKEIQWRAELAEKIAAGYRAEADKAAGR; via the coding sequence ATGTCGCGCTACATGATGATCATGCGGGTGACCCCGGAGGGCGCTGCTGCCTTCGCGGACGCCAACATCGATTTCAACGAGGTCATCGAGTCGATGGGTCGTTACAACGAGGAGCTCATCAAGGCCGGCGTGATGCTGGCCGGCGAGGGCCTGACCGGACCCGACGAGGGTTTCGTCGTCGACTTCGACGCCGACCCGCCGGTGGTCACCGACGGGCCGTACACCGAGGCCAAGGAGCTGTTCAACGGGTTTTGGATCCTCGACGTGTCGTCGAAGGAAGAGGCCAAGCAGTGGGCGCAGAAATGCCCCCTTGGACCGGGCGTTCGGCTCGAGGTGCGCCGGGTGGCCGAGACCGAGGAGTTTCCTCAGGACAACGAGTGGGTCCAAAAGGAGATCCAGTGGCGGGCCGAGCTGGCCGAGAAGATCGCGGCTGGATATCGGGCCGAGGCCGACAAGGCCGCGGGCCGCTGA
- a CDS encoding amidohydrolase, which produces MPAADLVIFGTVLTVDESQPTAEALAVSDGRIVAVGRRNDVESWIGATTKTLDIDGCVMPGFVEAHGHPLMEAIVLSDRMLDIRPVTMRNADDVVGAIRGEVATRGAEGAYLIGWDPLLQKGLPDPTLDWLNATAPDAPLVIVHNSGHKAYFNSAAAAQAGLARDTPDPKGAKFGRDANGDLDGTAEETAALFAVMGGAVNPSDYPAELRAECARLNRAGLTTCSEMAFDPSLRPAVEKMRDELTVRFRVYEISTATMATDMTPANGDDMFRQVGIKIWVDGSPWIGNIDLTFPYLDTDATRTIGVAPGSCGHANYTREQLTEIVGAYFPKGWPMACHVQGDAGVDTILDVYQDALRRWPRDDHRLRLEHVGAIRPEQLQRAYDLGVTCSLFVDQIHYWGDVIVDGLFGPEHGERWMPCGSAVKTGMRISLHNDPPVTPEEPLRNISVATTRIAPSGRVLAPEERLTVEQAIRAQTIDAAWQLFADDVVGSLEVGKYADMVVLSADPRSVPPEQIADLEVRGTFLAGRPVYGTL; this is translated from the coding sequence ATGCCGGCCGCTGACCTGGTCATTTTCGGAACCGTCCTCACCGTCGACGAATCGCAACCCACGGCTGAGGCGCTCGCCGTGTCGGACGGGCGCATTGTCGCCGTCGGCAGGCGCAACGACGTCGAGAGCTGGATCGGCGCCACCACGAAGACCCTCGACATCGACGGCTGCGTGATGCCCGGCTTCGTCGAGGCACACGGCCATCCACTGATGGAGGCCATCGTCTTGTCCGACCGGATGCTCGACATCCGGCCGGTCACCATGCGCAATGCCGACGACGTCGTCGGCGCCATCCGTGGCGAGGTGGCCACCCGCGGCGCCGAGGGCGCCTACCTGATCGGCTGGGATCCCTTGCTGCAGAAGGGGCTTCCTGATCCGACGCTCGACTGGCTGAACGCGACTGCGCCCGATGCGCCGCTGGTGATCGTGCACAACTCCGGGCACAAGGCGTACTTCAACTCCGCGGCCGCCGCGCAGGCCGGCCTGGCCCGCGACACCCCGGACCCCAAGGGCGCCAAGTTCGGCCGCGACGCCAACGGCGACCTCGACGGCACCGCCGAGGAGACCGCAGCGCTGTTCGCGGTGATGGGAGGTGCCGTCAATCCGAGCGACTATCCGGCGGAGCTGCGCGCCGAATGCGCAAGGCTGAACCGTGCGGGGCTCACGACATGCTCGGAGATGGCGTTCGATCCGTCGCTGCGGCCTGCAGTCGAGAAGATGCGCGACGAACTGACGGTCCGGTTCCGCGTGTACGAGATCTCCACCGCCACAATGGCCACCGACATGACGCCGGCCAACGGCGACGACATGTTCCGTCAGGTCGGCATCAAGATATGGGTGGACGGGTCACCGTGGATCGGCAACATCGACCTGACGTTCCCGTACCTGGACACCGATGCCACCCGCACCATCGGCGTCGCGCCCGGGTCGTGCGGCCATGCGAACTACACCCGCGAGCAGCTCACCGAGATCGTCGGCGCGTACTTCCCGAAGGGCTGGCCGATGGCCTGCCACGTCCAAGGCGACGCCGGCGTCGACACCATTCTGGACGTCTACCAAGACGCTCTGCGCCGCTGGCCACGTGATGATCACCGGCTGCGCCTCGAACATGTCGGCGCCATAAGGCCAGAACAGCTGCAGCGTGCCTATGATCTGGGCGTCACGTGCAGCTTGTTCGTCGACCAGATCCATTACTGGGGCGACGTGATCGTCGACGGTCTCTTCGGGCCCGAGCACGGCGAGCGATGGATGCCATGCGGCAGTGCGGTCAAGACCGGCATGCGGATCTCACTGCACAACGATCCGCCGGTGACTCCTGAGGAACCGCTGCGCAACATCAGCGTCGCGACCACGCGGATCGCGCCGAGCGGCCGGGTGTTGGCGCCGGAGGAACGGCTGACCGTCGAACAGGCGATTCGCGCGCAGACCATCGACGCGGCGTGGCAGCTGTTCGCCGACGACGTGGTCGGATCGCTGGAGGTCGGCAAGTACGCGGACATGGTGGTGTTATCGGCCGATCCGCGTTCTGTGCCGCCCGAACAGATCGCCGATCTAGAGGTTCGCGGAACTTTCCTGGCAGGCAGGCCGGTTTATGGCACGCTCTGA
- a CDS encoding long-chain-fatty-acid--CoA ligase has product MSDLPEPRFLDERTAHWAEAKPDDEAFTFLDRTWTWSEWNDRVRRLAGALQERGVKRGDVVAFLDKNHPACVELTIAAASLGAANAIINFRLAAEELDYVLNDSGAKILFVGDELKAGVDKIRDQLTNVEHIITATPEGGDGDEYEALLAGATPVGRGDDVEPDDVSIIMYSSGTTGRPKGVELTQANIIAHTVNAHEGFEFDEGDKNMVSMPLFHVGGSSYVQFGIHDGVPSVMTRDVDGMTLAGAILKGANRTFLVPAVLAKVLESGEDAVKLFGALKTYAYGASPMPLPLLRAALKAWPNTDFIQAYGLTELGGVISHLLPEAHRDPGKEERLSSAGTLVPNAEVRVVNPDTLEDVPEGEQGELWFRSPQLMKGYHNKPEATAEAITEDGWFRTGDIGRVDDGGYIFVEDRLKDMIISGGENIYSIEVERVLAEHPAVADVAVIGVPDDKWGEVVKAVVQLEGEASEQDLIAYCREHLAAYKCPKTVDIKDELPRNPTGKILKKDLRKPYWEGRDRATV; this is encoded by the coding sequence ATGTCCGACCTGCCTGAGCCGCGCTTTCTCGACGAACGAACCGCCCATTGGGCCGAGGCCAAACCCGACGACGAGGCGTTCACCTTTCTAGATAGGACGTGGACCTGGTCGGAGTGGAACGATCGCGTGCGCCGCCTGGCGGGCGCGCTGCAGGAACGCGGTGTCAAGCGCGGCGACGTCGTCGCGTTCCTCGACAAGAACCACCCGGCGTGCGTCGAGCTGACGATCGCCGCCGCATCGCTGGGCGCGGCCAACGCGATCATCAACTTCCGGCTGGCCGCCGAGGAACTCGACTATGTGCTCAACGATTCGGGCGCCAAGATCCTGTTCGTCGGCGACGAGCTCAAGGCCGGGGTCGACAAGATTCGCGATCAGCTGACCAACGTCGAGCACATCATCACGGCGACGCCCGAGGGTGGTGACGGCGACGAGTACGAGGCGTTGCTCGCTGGTGCGACGCCGGTGGGTCGCGGCGACGACGTGGAACCCGACGACGTGTCCATCATCATGTACTCGTCGGGCACCACCGGCCGCCCGAAAGGCGTTGAGCTGACGCAGGCCAACATCATCGCGCACACCGTCAACGCGCATGAGGGCTTCGAGTTCGACGAGGGTGACAAGAACATGGTGTCGATGCCGCTGTTCCATGTCGGTGGCTCGTCCTATGTGCAGTTCGGCATTCACGACGGTGTCCCGAGTGTGATGACGCGCGACGTTGACGGCATGACACTCGCCGGCGCAATTCTCAAGGGCGCCAACAGAACATTCCTGGTACCGGCCGTGCTGGCGAAGGTGCTGGAGTCCGGTGAGGACGCCGTCAAGCTGTTCGGCGCGTTGAAGACCTATGCGTACGGAGCGTCGCCGATGCCATTGCCGCTGCTGCGCGCGGCGCTGAAGGCGTGGCCGAACACCGACTTCATTCAGGCGTATGGCCTGACCGAATTGGGTGGCGTGATCAGCCATCTGCTGCCGGAGGCGCATCGCGACCCGGGCAAGGAGGAGCGGCTCAGCAGCGCGGGCACGTTGGTGCCGAATGCCGAGGTGCGCGTCGTCAACCCGGATACGTTGGAGGACGTGCCGGAGGGCGAGCAGGGTGAATTGTGGTTCCGCTCACCGCAATTGATGAAGGGTTACCACAACAAGCCCGAGGCGACGGCGGAGGCGATCACCGAGGATGGCTGGTTCCGCACCGGCGACATCGGCCGCGTGGACGACGGCGGTTACATCTTCGTCGAGGACCGGCTCAAGGACATGATCATCTCCGGTGGCGAGAACATCTACTCGATCGAAGTGGAGCGAGTGCTCGCCGAGCACCCCGCGGTGGCCGACGTCGCGGTCATCGGCGTGCCGGACGATAAGTGGGGCGAGGTGGTGAAAGCCGTTGTCCAACTTGAGGGTGAGGCGTCGGAGCAGGATCTGATCGCGTACTGCCGCGAGCATCTGGCCGCCTACAAGTGCCCGAAGACCGTCGACATCAAGGACGAATTGCCGCGCAACCCGACCGGCAAGATCCTGAAAAAGGATCTGCGTAAGCCGTACTGGGAGGGGCGGGATCGCGCAACGGTCTAG
- a CDS encoding o-succinylbenzoate synthase, translating to MPPPLDDLLDRLHVVALPMRVRFRGIMVREVALIDGPAGWGEFGAFLEYQPPEAAHWLAAAIEAAYQRPVPTLRDRIPINATVPAVAADDVPAVLARFPGARTAKVKVAEPGQSLADDVARVNAVRALVPTVRVDANGGWSVDEAIAAATALTADGPLEYIEQPCKTVPELAELRRRVDVPIAADESIRKADDPLHVVRAGAADVAVLKVAPLGGVRKLLHIAAQIDIPIVVSSALDSAVGIGQGLLAAAALPELQHACGLGTGGLFVEDVVEPMPPVDGYLSVKRSTPDPARIDALAAEPDRRQWWLDRVAACRRHLVE from the coding sequence GTGCCCCCGCCGCTGGACGACCTGCTCGACCGCTTGCATGTTGTCGCGCTGCCGATGCGAGTTCGCTTCCGCGGCATCATGGTTCGCGAGGTCGCGCTGATAGACGGGCCGGCGGGCTGGGGTGAGTTCGGCGCATTCCTCGAATACCAGCCGCCGGAGGCCGCGCACTGGCTCGCGGCTGCCATCGAAGCCGCATACCAGCGGCCGGTGCCGACGCTGCGCGACCGGATACCGATCAACGCGACCGTGCCTGCCGTCGCCGCCGACGATGTGCCCGCTGTGTTGGCGCGCTTCCCCGGTGCGCGCACGGCCAAGGTGAAGGTCGCTGAGCCGGGGCAGTCGTTGGCTGATGATGTCGCGCGGGTCAATGCCGTTCGCGCACTGGTGCCGACGGTGCGGGTCGACGCCAACGGAGGCTGGAGCGTCGACGAAGCGATAGCGGCCGCAACGGCTTTGACGGCTGACGGCCCGCTGGAATACATCGAGCAGCCGTGCAAGACGGTGCCCGAACTCGCCGAGCTGCGGCGCCGCGTCGACGTGCCGATCGCCGCCGATGAGAGCATCCGCAAGGCCGACGACCCGCTGCACGTGGTGCGTGCCGGCGCCGCGGATGTCGCGGTGCTCAAGGTCGCTCCGCTGGGTGGGGTGCGCAAGCTGCTGCATATCGCTGCGCAGATCGATATTCCGATAGTGGTGTCCAGCGCGCTCGATTCGGCCGTCGGCATCGGACAGGGCCTGCTGGCCGCGGCGGCATTGCCTGAGTTGCAGCACGCATGCGGATTGGGTACCGGCGGGCTGTTCGTCGAGGACGTCGTCGAGCCGATGCCGCCCGTCGACGGGTATCTGTCGGTCAAACGGTCGACACCGGACCCCGCGAGAATCGATGCCCTTGCCGCTGAGCCGGATCGCAGGCAGTGGTGGCTCGACCGCGTCGCCGCTTGCCGTCGGCATTTAGTCGAGTAG